The genomic window CTCGACCCGCTCGGGGCCTCGGTAGCTCCTCGTCCAGCAGCAGGTCGTCGGCGGGCGCGAACCGGTCCACCAGCCGGTGGGCCACGACCCAGTAGCCGTCGGCTGGCCGGGCGGGCTCGAAGTTCCGGCGTTCCCGGGCCCCGAAGTCCCACTGCCGGCGACAGCGCCTGAACGCCCCCCGGTCCGCCGGCGTGAAGCGGTAGGCCGTGTCCGCTAGCGTAGGACCGTCCCCCTCGGACCGGAAGACGACAGGGCCCGGGCGCCCCAGGAGAACCAGGACATGGCCGTTTCCTCGTTCATGGTGCCGCTCGGCACCCCCGCCCACGACTTCGAGCTGCCGTCGGCCGACGGGTCAACGGTCAAGCTGGCCGACCTCGACGGCCGGGTCCTGCTGGTGATGTTCCTCTGCAACCACTGCCCGTACGTCCGCCACGTCGAGCGCCAGCTCGGGGCCGTGGTCGCCGAGTACGCCGGCAAGGGCGTGGCCGCCGTCGGCATCTGCAGCAACGACCTCGACGCCTACCCCGACGACGGCCCGGCCGGCATGGCCGACCAGGCCCGCCGGGCCGGCTTCGAGTTCCCCTACCTGCTCGACACCGACCAGCAGGTCGCCGCCGCCTACCGGGCCATGTGCACCCCCGACCTGTTCGTCTACGACGCCGACCGCCGGCTCGCCTACCGCGGCGCCTTCGACGACAGCACCCCCCGCAACGGCCAGCCGGTCACCGGGGCGCTGCTGCGCGACGCCCTCGACCGGGTCCTGGCCGGCCAGCCGGTGCCCGAGCCGCACCGTCCCAGCATGGGCTGCAGCCTCAAGTGGCGGCATGGCAACCAGCCGAGCTGGCTGGTCGCCTCCGGCTGAGCCGTCCGGCCGGCGCTGGCCCGGCCTACTGCCCGATCGTCGGGTCGCCGTCGGCGCTGCGCCAGATCGAGGTCACGGCCGGCCGGGCCACGCTGTCCCCGCCGTCCGGCCAGTGGCTGGTCGGCTCCTCGACCGTGCCGCCCTCGCCCGGGTGCTGCACGGCGATGAACAGCGACCGGTTGTCCTGGGTGAGCAGCGGGCCGCAGGTCTCGGCCCCCACCGGGACGGTGGCGAACAGCTGCACATGCCCACGCTCCTCGCCCCTGGTGGGACAGGCGAACAAGCCGTTGTTGCCCCCGGTGGGCTGGGTTCCGTCGCTGCCCAGCCAGAGGTTGCCCTCGTTGTCGAAGGTCATGTTGTCCGGTGAGCCGATGGGGCTGACCAGCTCCTTGGGGTAGCCGGCGAAGTAGGTGTCCGGGTCGTCCGGATCGCCGCAGAGCAGGAAGATCCGCCAGGTGAAGGTGGTCGAGTCGGCGTCGTCGCCGTCCTCGCGCAGCTCCAGCACATGCCCGTAGGGGTTGGGGAAGCGCGGGTTGCCCGGGTCGGGGGCGGTACGTTCGGTGTTGTTGGTCAGGTTGACGTAGACCCGCCCGGTCACCGGGTTGCGCTGGATGTCCTCGGGCCGGTCCATCTTGGTCGCCCCGACGGTGTCGCCGGCGCCCCTGGTGTTGATCAGCACCTCGGCCTGGTTGGCGAAGCCGTTGGCGGCGGTCAGGCCGTTCTCGCCGTGGCGCAGGGGGATCCAGCGGCCGGTGCCGTCGTCCGACAGCTTGGCAACGTGCAGGGTGCCGTGCTCCAGCAGGCCGAGGTTGTGCTTGCGGTCCCGCCTGCGGTACCGGTCCCGGGTGACGAACTTGAAGAAGTACTCGAAGCGCTCGTCGTCGCCGGTGTACACGGCCACCCGCTTGCTCTTGGTCAGGGTGGTGGTCCCGCACTCGTGCTTGGTCCGGCCCAGGTTGGTGTGCTTGCGGGGGGTGAAATGCGGGTCGTAGGGTCGATCTCGACCACCCAGCCGAAGCGGAACGGCTCGTGCGGCTCCTTGGTCAGGTCGAAGCGGTCGTGGTAGCGCTCCCACTTGCGGTCCGAGGCGCCGTCGGGCAGGGCGTAGCGCTCGTGCCAGGCCTTGACCTTCGGGTCGGTGACGAGCGCGTTGTTGGCGAAGTACTGGTGGAAGTTCTCCTCGCCGGTCAGGACCGTGCCCCAGGGGTGACCCCGCCGGCGCAGTTGTTCAGCATTCCCCTGACCCGCCGCCCGGTCGGGTCGTCGCTCGTCTTGAGCAGGTCGTCGCCGGCGGCGGCGCCGGTGAGCTTCATGGGGGTGGTGGCGGTGATGCGCCGGTTGTAGCGCGACAGCGGGCGGTACTTGAACGGGCCGCCGCGCTTGGCCCGCTGGATGAGCACGATGCTGCCGCCGTGGGCCTGGATCTGGATGTCGACCTGGTCCCGGGTCGGGTTGTCGGCGTCGTAGTTCCGGAACATCAGCTCCGGGTTGGTGTACTCGTGGTTCGACCACAGCAGGCCGATGAAGCTGTTCGCGCTCCACCAGGGCAGCGGGAAGAAGGCCAGGTAGTCGTTGTTGTAGCCGAACTGGCGAGCCTGGTCTCTCGGGGTCTGGGCGTCGAAGTCGAACTCGGGCGCGCCCGGGCGGATCGGGTCGCCCCAGGCGATCAGGATCACGTTCGAGTAGCCGTCGGCCAGGACCACGTCGTCGACGGTGTTGGGGGCGATCGGGGTGAAGGCGAGCCGGCGCCCGGTCGGGTGCGGCTTGTAGGGGCCGACCGGCGGCGCCTCGGAGGCGTCGGCCGGGGATGCCGCCGCCCCCAGCACCAGGGCCCCGACCCCGCCCGCGGCCAGGAAGGCGCGGCGGCTCAGGGCCCGCTCGACCACGGCGGCGTAGGTCTCGTTGCCGGACCGGTTGGGTGGCTCCTTGTAGCAGGCGTCGCCACAGCCCCAACGGCAGCTCTTGTGGTTGCGCCGGCCGACCTGGAGCACGGGCAGCTCGATGCGGCGGAAGGGATCGGGGTTGCTCGCCATTGCACACCTCCGATTCGCGGGAGAATGTCCAGAGAAACAGCCAAGGGACGGGTTGTCCAGAGCGAGATCGGCGCGAGACGTCGGCGAGCGGCGGGCACCGTGATCGACGCGGCGCAGACCAGGCTCCTGGACGCTCCGATCCACAGTCGGACGGCACGAACCGAAGGAACGGCCATGGACGTGCCCCGCCGGCCCGGCGGCCGTTGGCCATCGCGTCCCAGACGCCCGTTGTCGTACCGTGCTCCCCTCGATCGAGGGAGGAGCGGGCGTGGACATCACGGGCAGGACGGTGCTGGTCACCGGGGGCGGGTCGGGGCTGGGAGCGGCCACCGCCGGCATGGTCGTCGAGCACGGCGGGTCGGTCGTCCTGGCCGACGTCGACCGGGAGCGGGGCGAGGGGGTGGCGGCCGAGCTGGGGGAGCGGGCCCGGTTCGTGGCCACCGACGTCACCGACGAGGCCAGCGTCCGCGAGGCCGTGGCCGCGGTCGCGGAGGGCGGCGGCCTGCACGCCGCCGTCAACTGCGCCGGGATCGCCCCGGCCGAGCGGGTCCTTGGCCGCCAGGGCCCGCACTCGCTGGAACGGTTCGCCAAGGTGGTCCAGGTCAACCTGATCGGCACCTTCAACGTCACCCGCCTGGCCGCCGAGGCCATGGCCGCCAACGACCCGGGTCCCGACGGCGAGCGGGGCGTGATCGTCAACACCGCCTCGGTGGCCGCCTTCGACGGCCAGATCGGCCAGGCCGCCTATTCCGCCTCCAAGGCCGGCGTGGCCGGCATGACCCTCCCCATCGCCCGCGAGCTGGCTCGCCTCGGCATCCGGGTGATGGCCGTCGCCCCCGGCATCTTCGACACCCCCATGCTGGCCGCCCTGCCCGACCAGGTCCGCGAGTCCCTCGGCGCCCAGGTCCCGTTCCCCTCCCGCCTCGGCCGCCCCGAGGAGTACGCGGCCCTGGTCCGCCATATCCTCGAAAACCCCATGCTCAACGGCGAGACCATCCGCCTCGACGGCGCCATCCGCATGGCCCCGAAGTAGGCCGGGGTCGGGCCCATTCAGTCACCGGCACGGGGCGAACCTCACCCCTGACCCGGGCGAGCCTCACCCACCCCGGCCGGCCTGGCTCCGCGGAGGCCGGACCCGTTCACGCACCTGGCGCGGAGCGCACCCCACCCCGCCGGGTCGGCGCTCGGCCCCCCAGGGGCCGCACTCCATCAATGGCCGATTCAGGGATCGGGGCGCTGCACTCGACCAACCGGTCAGGCAGGTGGGACGATACCGTCCGCCGATTTCTGGCGACAGGCCCGTACGCGACCAGGGGGACAGCCGATGGCGGTGACCGCCGAGGTCGAAGACCGGGTCGGCTGGATCACCCTGGACCGCCCGCCGGACAACCGCTTCGACGCGGCCTTCCTGGAGGAGCTGGACCGCTGCGTCGGCGAGGTCGCCGAGGCCGAGGTGGTGGTGGCCGTGATCCGGTCGGCCAGCGACAAGTTCTTCTCGGCCGGGGCCGACGTGGCCGGGCTCCTGGAGCGGTCGCCCGACGAGAACCTGGCCGTGTGCCGCCGTGCCCACCAGGTGCTCGGCCGGTTCGCGGACGAGTCGCCGCTGTTCGTCGCCGCCATCGCCGGGCACGCCCTCGGCAATGGCTACGAGCTCGCGCTCGCCTGCGACATCCGCATCGCCGCCGAGGGGCGCTACCGGATCGGGCTGCCCGACGTCGCCCTTGGCCTGCTGCCCTCCTCCGGCGGCGCCCATCGGCTGTCCCGCCTGGTCGGCCTCGGCCGGGCCCTGGACCTGGTGGCCACCGGCCGGACCGTGGCCCCGGCCGAGGCCGAGCGCATCGGCATGGTCGACCGGCTGGTCCCGGCGGCCGAGTTCGACACGGCCGTGGCCGAGCTGGCCGCCGGCCTGGCCGCCGGCGCCCCCCTGGCCGTGGCGGCCATCACCCGGGTGGTCAACGACGGGATCGAGCGCTCCCTGACCGACGCCCTCGACCGTGACCTGGAGGAGCTGGCCGACCTGCTCGCCTCCGATGACGCCCGTGAGGGCATGACCGCCTTCACCGAGAAGCGCCCGCCCAGCTTCAACGGCCGCTGACAAGGCAGGTCGGCGAGGAGACGCTCACCCACGCGCGTTCGACCTGGCGCGCAGCACCTACCAGGTCATCGCCCGCCGGGGCAGCCACCGCCTCTCGCTCCAGGACGTGGGCCTCGGCCGCCGACTCACTGTCACAGGGGGCGGCTACGCTCCCGCTGGAACCACGCCGCGGCGGCCGTCCTCGAATCCGGACCACCGGTCCACCCTTCCCCGGTGAGGAGCCCGCCATGTACCGTCAGGGTGACATCCTGCTCGTGCCCGCCGAGCGCCTTCCCGCGAACGCCCGGCCGCTGTCCCGCGACGCCAGGGGACGGCTCGTGCTGGCCCTCGGCGAGGCCACCGGCCACGCCCACGCCGTGGCCGCGCCCGATGCCGACCTGCTCGCCGACCCGGATGCGCGCGACGAGCGCTTCCTGCGCATCGTCACCGACGCCCAGCTGACCCACGAGGAGCACGCCGCCATCCCGCTGCCGGCGGGGCTGTACCGCGTGGTCCGGCAGCGCGAGTACGCGTCCGGCTGGGCGGGGCAGCGGGAGGTGGCCGACTGAGCGGCGCCCCCGGCATGGCGGCCACCACGGCCCGGCTCGAGGCCGGCCAGCTGGCGACTCTGGCCGAGGTCGCCGGTGACTGGGGGGCCGCCGTCCTGGCTGTGGGTCCGACCGACCGGGAGGCGGCCGAGAGCGGCGTCCGCCAGGCCTACCAGGCGGCCGGCCTGGCACCGCCGGGGCGCATCGTGTGGCTGGCTTCCCCGCTGGCCGGGGCCGTCGCCGTGACCCTGCTCACCGGCCTGGATGCCGAGGTGGTGACTCCCGGCCCGGGCTGGGAACGGGTCAGGGACGAGTTGGGCCGCCAGGGTCAGCCGGCGGCACCCGGTCGGGTCGGGAGTCCGGTGCGCCCCTGGATTGGCCCGCTGCTCTGGAGCGAGGTCCGTGCCCAGCTTCTCCTCCAGACCGGACTCGGCCTCTGGGAGCAGGCATGGACCCGGACCACAGCGGGGCCCCTGGGCCAGCTCCAGGAACGGATCCGGCGCCTCCAGGCCAACGCGGCCGGCCGCTCCATCGACACCCGGCTCGGCTGGCCGGCCTCGTGGCGGCTGTGGGACGAGTCGGTCTCGGGGACGCCGGAGTCGGTCTGGTGCGCGGCCGTCGACGGGTTGCGCCGGGTGCTTCCCGGCCTGGCGGGCGCGGAGCGGCTGGCCGGGCTGGGGCGGGTCATCCGGACGGCGGGCTGGTGGTGGCCGTTCGAGCGGGTCGTGGTCATGACCGACCGCCCGGTCGCCCTCCACCGCGACCAGCAGGGCCGGCTCCATGGCCCGGCGGGTCCGGCCGTGTCCTACGCCGACGGGTTCGCCCTCCACGCCTGGCACGGCATGCCCGTACCGGCCGAGCTGATCGCGCGGCTGCCGACGCTGCGGGCCGACGACATCACCGGCGAGCGCAACCTCGAGCTGCGCCGGGTGAT from Actinomycetota bacterium includes these protein-coding regions:
- a CDS encoding 3-hydroxyacyl-CoA dehydrogenase; protein product: MDITGRTVLVTGGGSGLGAATAGMVVEHGGSVVLADVDRERGEGVAAELGERARFVATDVTDEASVREAVAAVAEGGGLHAAVNCAGIAPAERVLGRQGPHSLERFAKVVQVNLIGTFNVTRLAAEAMAANDPGPDGERGVIVNTASVAAFDGQIGQAAYSASKAGVAGMTLPIARELARLGIRVMAVAPGIFDTPMLAALPDQVRESLGAQVPFPSRLGRPEEYAALVRHILENPMLNGETIRLDGAIRMAPK
- a CDS encoding thioredoxin family protein, which produces MAVSSFMVPLGTPAHDFELPSADGSTVKLADLDGRVLLVMFLCNHCPYVRHVERQLGAVVAEYAGKGVAAVGICSNDLDAYPDDGPAGMADQARRAGFEFPYLLDTDQQVAAAYRAMCTPDLFVYDADRRLAYRGAFDDSTPRNGQPVTGALLRDALDRVLAGQPVPEPHRPSMGCSLKWRHGNQPSWLVASG
- a CDS encoding enoyl-CoA hydratase/isomerase family protein; its protein translation is MAVTAEVEDRVGWITLDRPPDNRFDAAFLEELDRCVGEVAEAEVVVAVIRSASDKFFSAGADVAGLLERSPDENLAVCRRAHQVLGRFADESPLFVAAIAGHALGNGYELALACDIRIAAEGRYRIGLPDVALGLLPSSGGAHRLSRLVGLGRALDLVATGRTVAPAEAERIGMVDRLVPAAEFDTAVAELAAGLAAGAPLAVAAITRVVNDGIERSLTDALDRDLEELADLLASDDAREGMTAFTEKRPPSFNGR